A region of Mesoplodon densirostris isolate mMesDen1 chromosome 11, mMesDen1 primary haplotype, whole genome shotgun sequence DNA encodes the following proteins:
- the TMEM106C gene encoding transmembrane protein 106C, with amino-acid sequence MGSQQSAYAHLPSCKRKKADDREDLLAEREQEEAIAQFPYVEFTGRDSITCLTCQGTGYIPTEQVNELVALIPHSDQRLRPQRTQQYVLLSVLLCLLASGLVVFFLFPHSVLVDDDGIKVVKVTFNEQDSLVILAITATLKIRNSNFYSVAVTSLSSQVQYMNTVVGSYVTTNISLIPPRSEHLVNFTVKAEMGGPFSYVYFFCTLRDILVHSIVVFMRTSVKISYIGHMTQSSLETHHYVDCGANSTAV; translated from the exons ATGGGGTCCCAGCAGTCCGCTTATGCTCACCTCCCTTCTTGCAAGCGGAAGAAGGCAGATGACAGGGAGGATTTGCTGGCTGAACGGGAGCAGGAAGAAGCCATTGCTCAGTTCCCCTATGTGGAGTTCACAGGGCGAGATAGCATCACCTGTCTCACGTGCCAGGGGACAGGCTACATTCCAACAG aGCAAGTAAATGAGTTGGTGGCTTTGATCCCACACAGTGATCAGAGACTGCGTCCTCAGAGAAC TCAGCAGTATGTCCTCCTGTCTGTCCTGCTCTGTCTCCTGGCATCTGGTTTGGTGGTTTTCTTCCTGTTTCCACATTCGGTCCTCGTGGATGATGACGGCATCAAAGTGGTGAAAGTCACGTTTAATGAGCAGGACTCCCTTGTAATCCTCGCCATCACG GCCACCCTGAAAATCAGGAACTCCAACTTCTACTCTGTGGCGGTGACCAGCCTGTCCAGCCAGGTTCAGTACATGAACACCGTGGTTGGGTCATATGTGACAACTAACATCTCCCTCATTCCACCTCGGAGCGAGCATCTG GTGAATTTTACCGTGAAGGCTGAGATGGGAGGACCATTTTCCTATGTGTA CTTCTTCTGCACGTTACGCGATATCCTGGTGCACAGCATAGTGGTCTTCATGCG AACTTCAGTGAAGATTTCCTACATTGGCCACATGACCCAGAGCTCCTTGGAGACACATCACTATGTGGATTGTGGAGCAAATTCCACAGCTGTTTAG